In Paenibacillus sp. G2S3, a single window of DNA contains:
- the aspS gene encoding aspartate--tRNA ligase has protein sequence MQRSHQCGQLTPEHIGQTVTLNGWVQTRRDLGGVLFIDLRDRSGIVQVVFNPDYSGEALQIADKVRSEYVLAVKGKVVKRDEETINRNLPTGEIEVQITDIEVLNAAKTPPFFIEDGVEVDESLRLKYRYLDLRRPEMQRTLLLRSKASKIFRDFLDSEGFIDVETPILTKSSPEGARDYLVPSRVHEGEFFALPQSPQIYKQLLMVGGVERYYQIARCFRDEDLRADRQPEFTQVDIETSFLSQDELLGMMEKLMQRLFKETVGADIELPFQRLTYADAMGKYGSDKPDLRFGLELVEMNDIVATSGVKVFASVIEKGGEVKCLNAKGCGTWTRKEIDDLGPYAARYGAKGLAWIQVKDGEFKGPIVKFFSEEEIAAVKERTGAEEGDLLLFSADNKKVVADVLGALRVKIGRQLGLIDDNVFKFAWVTDFPLLGYDEDQKRYVAEHHPFTRPREEDLHLFDTDPGAIRAQAYDIVLNGYEVGGGSMRIYKREVQEKMFEALGFTKEVAYEKFGYLMDAFEYGTPPHGGIAFGLDRLIMLLSGRTNLRETIAFPKTASATDLLMDAPSPVDGSQLEQLHIKLALKPKKEKE, from the coding sequence ATGCAAAGAAGTCATCAGTGTGGACAGTTAACACCAGAACATATTGGACAGACAGTAACCTTGAACGGATGGGTGCAGACTCGCCGCGACCTTGGGGGCGTACTATTTATTGATCTGCGTGACAGAAGCGGTATTGTGCAAGTTGTATTTAACCCAGACTACTCTGGCGAAGCCTTGCAAATTGCTGATAAGGTTCGTAGTGAATACGTCCTGGCTGTTAAAGGTAAAGTCGTTAAACGTGATGAGGAAACCATTAACCGCAACCTGCCAACAGGTGAAATTGAAGTGCAAATTACGGATATTGAAGTGCTGAACGCAGCTAAGACACCTCCGTTCTTCATTGAAGATGGTGTGGAAGTAGACGAGTCTCTGCGTCTCAAATATCGCTATTTGGATCTTCGTCGTCCAGAGATGCAAAGAACCTTGCTGCTTCGTTCGAAAGCTTCTAAGATCTTCCGCGATTTCCTTGACAGTGAAGGATTCATCGACGTAGAAACACCGATCCTAACTAAGAGCTCACCGGAAGGCGCGCGTGATTATCTGGTACCAAGCCGTGTGCATGAAGGCGAATTCTTCGCATTGCCACAATCTCCACAAATCTATAAGCAATTGTTGATGGTGGGCGGCGTTGAGCGCTATTACCAAATTGCTCGTTGTTTCCGCGATGAAGATTTGCGTGCTGACCGTCAGCCTGAATTCACTCAAGTCGACATCGAGACTTCATTCCTGTCACAAGATGAACTGCTTGGTATGATGGAGAAGCTGATGCAACGTCTGTTCAAGGAAACTGTAGGAGCAGATATCGAGCTTCCGTTCCAACGGTTGACTTATGCTGATGCTATGGGCAAATACGGTTCTGACAAACCTGATCTACGTTTTGGATTAGAGCTTGTAGAAATGAACGATATTGTTGCTACTAGCGGTGTTAAGGTATTCGCTTCTGTAATCGAAAAAGGCGGCGAAGTGAAATGTCTAAATGCTAAAGGCTGTGGCACTTGGACTCGTAAAGAAATCGATGATCTCGGACCTTATGCCGCTCGTTATGGCGCGAAAGGCTTGGCATGGATTCAAGTGAAAGACGGTGAATTCAAAGGGCCGATTGTGAAATTCTTCTCTGAAGAAGAAATTGCGGCTGTGAAGGAGCGTACAGGCGCTGAAGAAGGCGACCTTCTCCTCTTCTCCGCTGATAATAAAAAGGTTGTAGCAGACGTTCTAGGCGCCCTTCGTGTTAAAATTGGACGTCAGCTCGGTTTAATCGACGATAATGTGTTCAAGTTCGCTTGGGTTACAGACTTCCCACTCCTTGGCTATGACGAAGATCAGAAACGTTATGTAGCAGAACACCATCCGTTCACTCGTCCACGTGAAGAGGATCTGCATCTATTTGACACAGATCCAGGTGCGATCCGTGCACAAGCTTATGACATCGTTCTGAACGGTTATGAAGTAGGCGGGGGCTCCATGCGGATTTACAAACGCGAAGTACAGGAGAAAATGTTTGAAGCCCTTGGATTTACGAAAGAGGTTGCTTACGAGAAGTTCGGCTACCTGATGGATGCGTTCGAATATGGTACACCTCCACACGGCGGTATTGCTTTCGGTTTAGACCGTCTAATAATGTTGCTGTCCGGTCGTACAAATCTGCGTGAAACTATCGCATTCCCGAAAACAGCAAGTGCAACAGACCTGCTCATGGATGCACCTTCACCAGTAGACGGTTCACAATTGGAGCAGCTGCACATTAAGCTGGCTCTTAAACCGAAGAAAGAAAAAGAATAA
- a CDS encoding CD3324 family protein produces the protein MSYVNGKDVLPPGLLKELQGYIQGELLYIPKKTEERVRWGENSGSRKEIANRNEEIFSCHRKGDSVAELQKKYHLSEESIRKIISKMRLAINC, from the coding sequence TTGAGTTATGTAAATGGGAAGGATGTGCTCCCCCCTGGCTTGCTCAAAGAGCTTCAGGGATACATCCAAGGTGAACTGCTCTACATCCCGAAGAAAACGGAAGAGCGGGTTAGATGGGGCGAGAACAGCGGTTCGAGGAAAGAGATAGCAAACCGCAATGAGGAAATTTTCAGTTGTCATCGAAAAGGCGATTCCGTAGCAGAGCTTCAGAAGAAGTATCATCTGTCGGAAGAAAGCATTCGAAAAATCATATCAAAAATGCGGCTGGCAATAAATTGCTAG
- the hisS gene encoding histidine--tRNA ligase, producing MAKERFEKPTGTQDVLPGAVEKWQYIEGKARDLCRRFNYREIRTPMFEHTGLFERGVGETTDIVEGEMYTFKDKGDRDLALRPEGTAGVVRAYVQNKLYGEPDVSKLYYIGPMFRYERPQAGRYRQFHQFGIEAFGAVDPAIDAEVVSLGYQFYKDLGLKDVRVEINSVGNAPSRTAYREKLLGFLRPMKDTLCSDCQRRIERNPLRVLDCKVDQDKFTDAPSILDSLDEECTTHFEKVKMHLDIMGVEFTINPRLVRGLDYYTHTAFEYKAAGIGSIDTVGGGGRYNGLVEEIGGPDQPGIGFGIGLERILLILEDQKVELETAKPLDVYFVALGEEADIEISKQLYILRSQGFSAERDYLGRKMKAQMKSADRMSARYTAILGEDELKNGVITVKSMNTGEQRTVKLEELGQALV from the coding sequence GTGGCTAAAGAAAGATTCGAGAAACCAACAGGAACGCAGGATGTGCTTCCGGGAGCTGTGGAGAAATGGCAGTATATTGAGGGGAAGGCTAGAGATTTATGCCGTCGTTTCAATTACCGTGAAATCCGTACACCGATGTTCGAGCACACGGGGTTATTCGAGCGTGGAGTAGGCGAAACGACGGATATTGTAGAAGGCGAGATGTACACGTTCAAGGATAAAGGCGATCGTGATCTGGCGCTGCGTCCAGAAGGAACGGCTGGTGTCGTTAGAGCTTATGTTCAGAACAAGCTATATGGTGAACCTGATGTAAGTAAGCTGTATTATATCGGACCTATGTTCCGTTATGAGCGTCCACAGGCAGGTAGATATCGTCAATTCCATCAATTTGGTATTGAGGCTTTTGGAGCTGTGGATCCGGCTATTGATGCGGAAGTAGTCTCCTTAGGCTATCAATTCTATAAGGATCTTGGCCTTAAGGATGTAAGAGTGGAGATCAATTCTGTTGGTAACGCACCTAGCCGTACAGCTTACCGGGAGAAACTATTGGGTTTCTTAAGACCAATGAAGGATACCCTTTGCAGTGACTGTCAGCGTCGTATTGAGCGTAATCCGCTTCGCGTGCTGGATTGTAAGGTAGATCAAGATAAATTTACAGATGCGCCTTCCATTTTGGATAGTCTGGATGAAGAGTGCACGACTCATTTTGAGAAGGTGAAGATGCATCTTGATATCATGGGTGTGGAATTCACCATTAACCCTCGCCTTGTAAGAGGACTAGATTATTACACGCATACAGCGTTTGAATATAAAGCAGCAGGTATTGGTTCGATTGATACCGTGGGCGGCGGAGGCCGGTACAACGGCTTGGTTGAAGAAATTGGTGGACCGGATCAACCGGGTATTGGTTTTGGGATTGGGCTGGAACGAATTCTCCTCATTTTGGAGGATCAGAAGGTAGAGCTGGAGACAGCGAAACCGCTGGATGTGTACTTCGTAGCTCTCGGTGAAGAAGCTGATATCGAAATCTCTAAGCAGCTATATATTCTGCGTAGCCAAGGCTTCTCAGCAGAACGCGACTACCTAGGCCGGAAGATGAAGGCACAGATGAAATCGGCAGACCGTATGTCGGCACGTTATACTGCGATTCTTGGTGAAGATGAGTTGAAGAATGGTGTAATTACCGTGAAGTCGATGAATACTGGGGAGCAGCGCACCGTGAAGCTGGAAGAGCTGGGTCAGGCACTAGTTTAG
- the dtd gene encoding D-aminoacyl-tRNA deacylase, protein MRVVVQRCKDAKVTVDETVTGEIGKGLMLLVGVTHEDTEKDAKYLADKIAGLRIFEDDAGKMNYSVTETEGAILSVSQFTLYGDCRKGRRPNFMGAAAPAEAERLYDYFNQELRAGGLQVETGVFGAMMDVSLTNWGPVTLILDSRS, encoded by the coding sequence ATGAGAGTTGTAGTACAGCGTTGTAAGGACGCCAAAGTAACCGTGGATGAGACAGTGACCGGTGAGATTGGCAAAGGCTTGATGCTGTTAGTTGGCGTTACGCATGAGGATACAGAAAAGGATGCCAAATATTTGGCGGATAAAATAGCAGGACTGCGTATTTTTGAAGATGATGCTGGTAAAATGAACTACAGTGTCACGGAGACCGAGGGAGCGATTCTTTCAGTATCCCAGTTTACTTTATACGGGGATTGTCGTAAGGGGAGACGGCCGAATTTCATGGGAGCAGCAGCTCCTGCGGAGGCCGAGCGACTTTATGATTACTTTAACCAAGAGCTTAGAGCTGGAGGCCTTCAGGTGGAGACGGGTGTATTTGGAGCGATGATGGATGTGTCGCTGACCAATTGGGGCCCGGTTACTCTCATTTTAGATAGTCGCAGTTAA
- a CDS encoding tRNA threonylcarbamoyladenosine dehydratase, with product MLHQFSRTELAIGPEGLEIMKNSTVAVLGIGGVGGIAVEALARTGIGRLILIDKDTVDITNVNRQIHALTTTVGQKKAELMVDRVKLINPECEAIALNMFYTEETYEELFKLKPDYVLDASDTIIYKVHIIKECLSRGIPMISSMGAANKMDPTRFQVADISKTTYDPIARVIRQKLRKEGIKKGVKVVFSTEPPMKPRQDVTDKIVPENAPDRRKAKQPPASNAFVPPVAGLIMVSVAVRDLLEAGGVSV from the coding sequence ATGCTACATCAGTTCTCACGCACGGAACTGGCGATCGGACCGGAAGGTCTGGAAATTATGAAGAACAGCACGGTAGCGGTGCTTGGCATCGGCGGTGTTGGCGGTATAGCAGTTGAGGCTTTGGCGCGTACCGGCATCGGCAGACTTATTCTGATAGATAAGGATACTGTAGACATCACCAATGTAAACCGCCAGATTCATGCACTCACAACTACGGTTGGGCAGAAGAAGGCTGAACTGATGGTAGACCGTGTGAAGCTGATCAATCCGGAATGCGAAGCGATTGCGCTCAATATGTTCTATACGGAAGAAACCTATGAGGAATTGTTCAAATTAAAACCTGATTATGTACTTGATGCGTCGGATACGATTATTTATAAGGTTCACATAATCAAAGAATGTCTGTCCCGTGGAATTCCAATGATCTCAAGTATGGGCGCTGCCAACAAAATGGATCCTACACGATTCCAGGTAGCGGACATTTCCAAGACAACTTATGACCCTATTGCTCGTGTCATTCGTCAGAAGCTGCGTAAGGAAGGGATTAAGAAAGGCGTGAAGGTGGTTTTCTCTACAGAGCCGCCAATGAAGCCACGTCAGGATGTTACAGATAAGATCGTTCCGGAGAATGCGCCGGATCGACGTAAAGCGAAACAACCACCAGCTAGTAACGCCTTCGTTCCGCCGGTAGCAGGCCTGATCATGGTCAGTGTTGCCGTGCGTGATTTGCTTGAGGCTGGAGGCGTCAGCGTGTAA
- a CDS encoding UvrD-helicase domain-containing protein, with amino-acid sequence MEDNFQSAYQEEEDRLNQALTEIDTLLEKLNRTPVYTGHDYTEQVLEANREQKRKDLAKLRQEPYFGRLDFQGNDEKQRKALYIGKIGVDREQVSDRPLVIDWRAPVASLFYSFTGGTEPASYEAPEGLIEGLVYLKRNVVIRKQILERVADTYNRESDAPAVSDEFLVYRLGENKDNRLRDIVSTIQEEQDKIIRAAKNTALIIQGVAGSGKTTVALHRLAFLLYQYKDQVSAEKMIIFAPNRMFLDYISDVLPELGVGNIAQSTFPDWAANVLGLELPEQDATETMNRWFETPGGMPVITEETPGRFKGSTVLMGIIESSIKLLESSSVPEGDFIPWEGAVLRRSMILRWHNEEYAPYPPAKRKERVMARIHRWIEMELKKSPSAAAMKDRKKKGAAREKAYSAKWPKYDPLTIYKQIFRAAKVPEDWPVDPPENIPAAVLKETAKELKKGIIREEDLPPLLYIYYLLNGNEGGTRFDHVVIDEAQDFSPFQIAVLDLYVRGHSFTILGDLSQGIHAYKGVHAWEEMQTLFAPENTAYHALTRSYRSTMEIIDFANGILSSGVESSLLAVPVFRSGDPVRMIAYEEGFGEQVAEGNARLSTIQSALKSLSGREYRTVAVLTRSLREATELYAELAQHFEDIHLIDGSMTQYQGGLSVLPVYLSKGLEFDAVILADADQDHYGATAWDAKLMYVGCTRALHELWLLHNGEIPSYVQMTAESDAEGN; translated from the coding sequence TTGGAAGACAACTTTCAAAGTGCCTATCAAGAGGAAGAAGACAGGCTGAATCAAGCGCTTACTGAGATTGATACCTTACTGGAGAAGCTTAACCGGACTCCGGTGTACACGGGACACGATTATACGGAACAGGTGTTAGAAGCGAACCGTGAACAGAAGCGCAAAGATCTTGCCAAGCTTCGGCAGGAGCCTTATTTCGGACGGCTTGATTTTCAGGGCAATGATGAGAAGCAGCGGAAGGCACTCTATATAGGCAAAATCGGCGTAGATCGCGAGCAGGTAAGCGACCGTCCGCTAGTCATTGACTGGCGCGCACCGGTAGCAAGCCTGTTTTATTCGTTTACCGGTGGTACGGAGCCTGCCTCCTATGAAGCTCCAGAGGGGCTGATAGAGGGGCTGGTATACCTCAAACGCAACGTAGTGATCCGGAAACAAATTCTGGAGCGGGTGGCAGATACGTACAATCGGGAGAGTGACGCACCAGCGGTGTCAGACGAGTTTCTCGTCTATCGCTTGGGGGAGAACAAAGATAATCGTCTCCGTGATATCGTATCGACTATTCAGGAGGAGCAGGACAAGATTATCCGTGCCGCCAAAAATACAGCATTGATCATTCAGGGCGTGGCGGGAAGTGGTAAAACTACAGTTGCACTGCACCGGTTAGCCTTTCTGTTGTATCAATACAAGGATCAGGTCTCTGCAGAAAAAATGATTATTTTTGCACCGAACCGGATGTTTCTGGATTATATTTCGGATGTACTGCCTGAACTCGGTGTAGGAAATATTGCCCAGAGCACCTTCCCGGATTGGGCTGCAAATGTACTAGGTCTGGAGCTTCCAGAGCAAGATGCTACGGAGACGATGAACCGTTGGTTCGAAACTCCGGGCGGCATGCCTGTGATTACAGAAGAGACACCTGGACGCTTCAAGGGTTCTACGGTGTTGATGGGAATAATAGAATCCAGCATCAAGCTATTGGAAAGCAGCTCGGTACCTGAGGGTGATTTTATCCCGTGGGAAGGCGCTGTGCTGCGCCGATCGATGATCTTACGTTGGCATAATGAGGAGTACGCGCCTTATCCGCCAGCGAAGCGTAAGGAACGTGTAATGGCACGGATACATCGCTGGATTGAGATGGAGCTGAAGAAGAGTCCGTCAGCTGCAGCTATGAAGGATCGCAAGAAAAAAGGTGCTGCGCGAGAAAAAGCATACAGTGCAAAATGGCCTAAGTATGATCCGCTGACGATCTACAAGCAAATCTTCCGTGCTGCTAAAGTCCCTGAAGATTGGCCGGTGGATCCACCAGAGAATATTCCGGCAGCTGTGCTGAAGGAAACGGCAAAAGAGCTGAAAAAAGGGATCATACGAGAAGAGGATCTACCACCTCTGTTGTATATTTATTATCTTTTGAATGGGAACGAAGGTGGCACTCGTTTTGACCATGTGGTGATCGATGAAGCCCAGGATTTCTCCCCTTTCCAAATTGCTGTGCTGGATTTATACGTGCGTGGACATTCCTTTACCATTCTAGGTGATCTGTCGCAGGGTATACACGCTTACAAAGGCGTACACGCATGGGAAGAGATGCAGACCTTATTTGCCCCTGAGAACACGGCTTATCATGCGCTGACACGCAGCTATCGTTCAACCATGGAAATTATAGACTTCGCTAATGGAATTCTATCATCGGGAGTAGAAAGCTCGTTGCTAGCCGTTCCTGTCTTTCGTAGTGGTGACCCTGTTCGGATGATTGCCTACGAGGAAGGGTTCGGAGAGCAGGTAGCTGAAGGAAATGCTCGTTTGAGCACTATACAATCGGCACTGAAGTCTCTGTCAGGAAGGGAATATCGTACGGTGGCTGTGCTAACACGTAGTCTGCGTGAAGCCACAGAGCTGTATGCTGAACTCGCCCAGCATTTTGAGGATATTCATCTGATCGACGGTAGTATGACGCAATATCAGGGTGGATTATCGGTACTACCTGTGTATTTATCTAAAGGTTTGGAATTTGATGCGGTCATCTTAGCAGATGCCGATCAAGACCATTACGGAGCGACAGCATGGGATGCGAAGCTGATGTATGTAGGCTGTACACGAGCGCTTCACGAGCTGTGGTTACTCCATAATGGGGAAATACCTTCCTACGTGCAAATGACGGCTGAAAGCGATGCTGAGGGGAACTAA
- a CDS encoding NCS2 family permease — translation MKSNFWRNSVGLAPENDWKREWAAGILSYFASVYIVMVNATILHDAGMPLRPAMVATLLTAITGCLLMAFGGKTPIIVVPGMGINAFFTYTLVHSMNLGWREALTVVVITGVLFAIVAFTSLYRILSEAIPQNLQHAITVGIGLFLTFIGLQKSGIVIAHQTTFVAIGHFSDPAVITSCVTLLLALVLFIRGTNGGLLISMLVGTGLAYLLGAAHAPEKQASGHVFTGYGSLFLGMDWSGIVSLVFWIAVFLLLLIVVFENIGLVASQTMMAGRPERFKSSLRALSIANIAAGLFGSSPVVAAAESNAGIAAGGRSGLTSLVAGLLFGATFLFLPLLSYIPDSAIAPILIVIGGLMVQNVREMDLGDLTELFPSFLIMVMIPFTYSIVDGMAFGFITYPIVKLAVGKGKEVPPALYGIAGLFVANFILQAVL, via the coding sequence ATGAAATCGAATTTTTGGCGAAATAGCGTAGGGCTAGCACCTGAGAATGACTGGAAACGGGAATGGGCTGCAGGGATACTCTCGTATTTTGCTTCGGTATACATTGTGATGGTCAACGCGACCATTCTTCATGACGCGGGTATGCCGCTTAGACCGGCTATGGTGGCTACGCTACTGACTGCCATTACAGGCTGTCTGCTAATGGCCTTCGGCGGGAAGACGCCGATCATCGTGGTGCCGGGGATGGGGATCAACGCTTTTTTCACATACACACTCGTTCATTCCATGAATTTGGGTTGGAGAGAGGCGCTTACTGTCGTCGTTATAACGGGTGTGTTATTCGCTATCGTAGCCTTCACCTCGCTATATCGCATTCTTAGTGAAGCGATTCCTCAAAACCTGCAACATGCCATAACCGTCGGGATAGGGCTGTTTCTGACCTTTATAGGCCTGCAAAAAAGCGGGATTGTGATAGCACATCAGACTACTTTTGTTGCTATAGGACATTTTAGTGATCCAGCAGTTATCACTTCCTGTGTAACCTTGTTACTCGCTTTAGTGCTGTTTATCCGGGGAACCAACGGTGGCTTGCTTATAAGTATGCTGGTTGGTACAGGACTAGCCTACTTGCTGGGAGCGGCTCACGCACCAGAGAAGCAGGCATCAGGTCATGTATTTACGGGTTATGGAAGCTTATTTCTGGGAATGGACTGGAGCGGCATAGTGAGCCTTGTGTTCTGGATTGCTGTGTTCTTACTGCTCTTAATCGTTGTATTTGAAAATATCGGATTAGTCGCCTCACAGACGATGATGGCGGGACGCCCTGAGCGCTTCAAGAGTAGCTTACGAGCGCTCTCTATTGCCAATATCGCTGCAGGTCTCTTCGGAAGCAGTCCTGTAGTAGCCGCTGCAGAATCTAATGCAGGCATTGCTGCAGGTGGACGTTCGGGACTGACCTCGCTCGTGGCAGGGCTTCTGTTCGGGGCGACATTCTTGTTCCTCCCTCTGCTCTCCTACATTCCAGATAGTGCTATCGCTCCGATCTTGATTGTAATCGGCGGGCTTATGGTGCAGAATGTGCGTGAAATGGACTTGGGCGATCTGACAGAGCTCTTCCCTTCTTTTCTTATCATGGTTATGATTCCATTTACTTATAGCATCGTAGATGGTATGGCTTTTGGATTTATTACGTATCCGATCGTGAAACTTGCGGTGGGTAAGGGCAAGGAAGTACCCCCTGCGCTATATGGGATTGCGGGCTTATTTGTAGCTAACTTTATTTTGCAAGCTGTGCTATAG
- a CDS encoding type 1 glutamine amidotransferase domain-containing protein — translation MSNVAFLLANDFEDTEMKVPYDEVIKAGHQADIIGLKKGETLLGKKKEVSYAADKAIADVQAGDYDAIVIPGGSSPENLRQNADILKFVKEANDAGKPIASICHGPQILISADLLKGRTITCYPPLKDDVVNAGAEFKDEEVVVDRNYITSRTPKDEPAFVREILKVLK, via the coding sequence ATGAGTAATGTTGCATTTTTACTAGCTAATGATTTTGAAGATACTGAGATGAAGGTTCCTTACGATGAAGTTATAAAGGCAGGACATCAAGCTGACATTATTGGTTTAAAGAAGGGTGAGACCTTACTGGGCAAAAAGAAGGAGGTCTCCTACGCAGCCGATAAAGCTATAGCCGACGTTCAAGCTGGTGATTATGACGCGATTGTTATTCCAGGGGGCTCTTCCCCAGAAAATTTACGGCAAAATGCAGATATTTTAAAGTTTGTGAAAGAAGCAAACGATGCTGGTAAGCCTATCGCTTCTATTTGCCACGGACCCCAAATTCTGATCAGTGCAGACTTGCTTAAAGGACGTACCATCACCTGTTATCCTCCGCTGAAAGATGATGTTGTGAACGCCGGTGCGGAGTTTAAAGATGAAGAAGTGGTAGTTGATCGTAATTACATTACTTCGCGCACTCCAAAAGATGAGCCTGCCTTCGTTCGTGAAATTTTGAAGGTCCTGAAATAG
- a CDS encoding bifunctional (p)ppGpp synthetase/guanosine-3',5'-bis(diphosphate) 3'-pyrophosphohydrolase, producing the protein MGIERLIDKAGAYIKDKDLLRIREAYEFADQAHHGQIRKSGEPYILHPLAVADIVVNMQMDVISIVAALLHDVVEDTTVSLEQIRAKFGDTCAMLVDGLTKLERIRFRSKEEQQNENYRKMFIAMAQDIRVIVIKLADRLHNMRTLKYQSEESQRRISYETLEIFCPVADRLGISAIKWEMEDIALRYLNPQQYYRIANLVHKKRAEREQFIDSVIGRIRAKLDEMGIEGDLSGRPKHIYSVYNKMSTKNKQFNEIYDLLAIRIIVDNIKDCYATLGIIHTLWKPMPGRFKDYIAMPKANMYQSLHTTVVGPGGEPTEVQIRTWEMHRTAEFGIAAHWAYKEGTSNNVNPENRMPFFREILELQHEAKDAEEFVKSLKMDFFSDLVFVFTPKGEVIELPAGSVPLDFAFRIHTEVGNRTIGSKVNGRIVPLDHKLKTGDIVEILTSKHSYGPSRDWLKIAQSSHARSKIKQWFKKEKREENVEKGREAIERELKRLNVEVSEWISDDKLLEAAKKFAFNDVEDMLSAVGFGGITASQIASRLTEKLRKEQEEAANHLELTSEMKEIKSSGEKRNQPTNGVSVKGIENLLVRFARCCNPVPGDDIVGYVTRGRGVSVHRQDCPNIPGEGDGEEAARVIEVEWEGTMEANYSVDIEITGHDRNGLLNEVLQAVSESKTNISAVTGRSDKNKMAMIHMTILIRNTEHLQSVVDKVKRVKDVYTVNRIMQ; encoded by the coding sequence ATGGGCATAGAGCGATTAATTGATAAGGCTGGCGCCTATATAAAAGATAAAGATCTTCTCCGCATCCGGGAAGCTTATGAATTTGCCGATCAGGCTCATCACGGGCAGATCCGCAAGTCGGGGGAGCCATACATTCTGCATCCGCTGGCGGTGGCAGATATTGTCGTCAATATGCAAATGGATGTTATATCTATTGTTGCGGCGCTTTTGCATGATGTTGTGGAAGATACGACGGTCTCATTGGAACAAATCCGCGCGAAATTTGGCGATACCTGTGCGATGCTTGTCGATGGCTTAACTAAGCTGGAACGCATCCGTTTTCGCTCAAAGGAAGAGCAGCAGAACGAAAATTACCGTAAGATGTTTATTGCGATGGCGCAGGATATCCGGGTCATTGTTATTAAACTAGCGGATCGGCTGCATAATATGCGTACGTTAAAGTATCAATCTGAAGAAAGCCAGCGTCGTATTTCTTACGAAACGTTGGAGATTTTCTGTCCTGTGGCTGATCGTCTGGGGATTTCCGCGATTAAGTGGGAGATGGAGGATATTGCGCTTCGTTACTTGAATCCGCAGCAGTATTATCGCATTGCTAATCTGGTGCATAAGAAGCGGGCAGAACGTGAGCAATTTATCGACAGCGTAATTGGCCGTATTCGTGCCAAGCTGGATGAAATGGGCATTGAAGGTGACCTTTCCGGTCGTCCGAAGCATATCTACAGTGTCTATAACAAAATGAGTACGAAAAACAAACAGTTTAATGAGATCTATGACCTGCTGGCCATCCGTATCATTGTGGATAATATCAAGGATTGTTATGCAACCCTCGGAATTATTCATACCCTTTGGAAGCCAATGCCAGGTCGATTCAAAGATTATATAGCTATGCCCAAAGCTAATATGTATCAATCTTTGCATACTACAGTGGTAGGTCCTGGCGGAGAGCCAACCGAAGTGCAAATTCGTACTTGGGAAATGCATCGCACGGCTGAATTCGGGATAGCAGCACACTGGGCATACAAAGAAGGAACCAGCAATAATGTGAATCCGGAGAATCGGATGCCTTTTTTTCGCGAAATATTGGAGCTGCAGCATGAGGCCAAGGATGCCGAAGAGTTCGTAAAATCACTCAAAATGGATTTTTTCTCGGATCTCGTGTTCGTGTTTACGCCTAAAGGCGAGGTTATTGAGCTTCCTGCGGGTTCTGTGCCGCTTGATTTCGCTTTCCGTATTCATACGGAAGTGGGTAATCGCACGATTGGTTCTAAGGTGAACGGGCGGATCGTACCGCTGGATCACAAGCTGAAGACGGGCGATATTGTAGAGATACTGACATCGAAGCATTCGTACGGACCAAGCCGCGACTGGCTCAAGATTGCTCAATCCTCACATGCGCGAAGCAAAATTAAGCAATGGTTCAAAAAAGAAAAACGTGAGGAAAATGTCGAAAAAGGTCGCGAAGCGATTGAACGTGAGCTGAAGCGTCTGAATGTCGAGGTTTCTGAGTGGATTTCTGATGACAAACTATTAGAAGCGGCGAAGAAATTTGCTTTTAACGATGTAGAGGATATGTTATCTGCCGTTGGATTTGGAGGGATTACCGCTTCGCAGATTGCTTCCCGTCTGACGGAGAAGCTGCGTAAAGAGCAGGAAGAAGCTGCTAATCATTTAGAGCTGACTTCAGAGATGAAGGAGATCAAGTCTTCCGGCGAAAAACGTAATCAACCGACCAATGGTGTTAGTGTAAAGGGAATTGAAAATTTACTTGTCCGTTTTGCACGATGTTGTAATCCGGTGCCAGGTGACGACATTGTAGGGTATGTTACACGGGGCCGGGGTGTATCTGTACATCGCCAGGATTGTCCTAATATTCCGGGTGAAGGCGACGGAGAAGAAGCAGCAAGGGTGATTGAAGTGGAATGGGAAGGTACGATGGAAGCAAACTACAGTGTGGATATTGAGATTACAGGTCATGATCGTAATGGACTACTCAATGAAGTGCTGCAGGCGGTTTCCGAGAGTAAAACGAACATTTCTGCAGTCACTGGGCGTTCTGACAAGAATAAAATGGCAATGATTCACATGACCATTCTCATCCGTAACACGGAGCATCTGCAATCCGTTGTAGATAAAGTGAAACGAGTCAAGGATGTATATACAGTGAATCGGATCATGCAATAA